One window from the genome of Lathamus discolor isolate bLatDis1 chromosome 24, bLatDis1.hap1, whole genome shotgun sequence encodes:
- the CGN gene encoding cingulin, whose translation MERPASAAMAEKQSPVDYGVQIRFINDLQEPRRPPKARAKPGSYGVAVRVQGIAGQPFVVLNSGEKGSDSFGVQIKSDGSYPTPAAGPWPSGSISSDSELPENPYGGRQPRHGSSYSTSDEEASGAPAPRQEPKPLPGKRLPREELRRTQSHGDLLLAAADEPSGTGAPRSSGTRQHRALADGKSSSLLNIAPERSKASGSRAVAKDPSSDTEVAVAGGSSDVDTKPLSSVDSLISKFDGKVQQQRGRAARRGRVPSEERKRSQSLDGRISHRDVPDARELSSAQRRAGGARPQPSAPTGSLRRPSGAGGMEDAGMRIQRVNRGAEEPAAERLQSKAQAELQLKSTPDLLRDQREVAQPGSSEYPKELIYSILKEGSSESEISLKRKTARLLEKMQELAAPAKDEACSQPLHRDLARKVEELQEKLDEETKLRQKLELSREPARGGPARSQEAEGEIQRLRAALEKKTQELQRSLQELSEVKTAKEQAEAELGDCEERLLATTRELDRLRKGSGAAPATEALYKELLETREELEEALSSKQRQEEQLRLRERELTALKGALKEEVASHDKELDRVRQQYQSDMDQLRRSMEDISQDQANLESERQKINTVVRNLQRELEESAEETGHWRDMFQKNKDELRSAKQELLQVKLEREEFEEELRELRERLAAAREDAEQARSSAVDPSALEALRKELRQAREAQRELAAEKQSQEELLRQREQELAVLKGTMREEATSRDGELERYRRDLRQLQEERDEATKAKASLESTREELEQARKMVESTLREVQEQNDDLRRKVLGMESQLKEYERMGENWEGSQTRLKEKVTKLEAERRQMEDSLGEASEREQELLMAKRSLETRLEEAQRSLARLAQEHQELSASYQDEQRQKEQLKRAKSELEEQKRLLDRTTEKLNKELEQMTAESQSSLTVLKSQLEEFKEKSRKEITDSQKQAKDRGAEVEKMQFNMGRLQDEVARLKQALQDSQAERESVVLDKEVLLQRLHNLEQEMESKRRSQDDRSRHVKALEEKSKRLEVELDEERSTVELLTERVNRSRDQMEQLRAELLQERSSRQDLECDKVSLERQNKELKSRLASSEGLQKPSSNISHLEAQVEELQDKLQAEEREKSVLLSSNRKLERKVKELTIQIDDERQNVSNQKDQLSLRVKALKRQVDEAEEEIERLEGARKKVQRELEEQHELNEQLQNRIKTLEKEAWRKAARSAADSSLQDDQLSSDEEFDSAYGPSSIASLLNEANLQTSSC comes from the exons aTGGAGCGGCCGGCGAGTGCGGCAATGGCAGAGAAGCAGAGCCCGGTGGACTACGGCGTCCAGATCCGCTTCATTAACGACCTGCAGGAGCCCCGGAGACCCCCGAAGGCACGGGCAAAGCCCGGCTCCTACGGGGTGGCCGTGCGGGTGCAGGGCATCGCCGGGCAGCCCTTCGTGGTCCTCAACAGCGGCGAGAAGGGCAGCGACTCCTTCGGGGTGCAGATCAAGAGCGACGGCTCCTACCCGacccccgccgccggcccctgGCCCTCCGGCTCCATCAGCTCCGACTCGGAGCTGCCAGAGAACCCCTACGGCGGGCGGCAGCCGCGGCACGGCTCCTCCTACAGCACCTCGGACGAGGAGGCGAGCGGCGCCCCGGCCCCCCGGCAGGAGCCCAAACCTCTGCCCGGCAAGCGGCTGCCCCGGGAGGAGCTGCGGAGGACACAGTCGCACGGGGATCTGCTCCTGGCCGCTGCGGATGAGCCCTCCGGTACCGGCGCTCCCCGCAGCAGCGGCACCCGGCAGCACCGGGCTCTGGCCGACggcaagagcagcagcttgtTGAACATCGCACCGGAGCGGAGCAAAGCCTCCGGCTCGAGGGCTGTGGCCAAGGACCCTTCCTCAGACACGGAGGTTGCGGTGGCCGGCGGCAGCAGCGACGTGGACACCAAACCCCTCTCCTCGGTGGATTCGCTCATCAGCAAATTCGACGGGaaggtgcagcagcagcgaggGCGCGCAGCCAGGAGGGGCCGGGTCCCCTCGGAGGAGAGGAAGCGCTCGCAGAGCCTGGACGGCCGCATCTCGCACCGCGATGTGCCGGATGCCAGGGAGCTGAGCAGCGCCCAGCGCCGGGCCGGTGGCGCTCGCCCGCAGCCCTCGGCGCCCACCGGCAGCCTGAGGCGCCCGAGCGGAGCCGGGGGGATGGAGGATGCAGGGATGAGGATCCAGCGGGTGAACCGGGGCGCGGAGGAGCCGGCGGCTGAGCGGCTGCAGAGCAAagcccaggcagagctgcag CTCAAATCCACCCCAGACCTGCTGCGGGACCAGCGAGAGGTCGCCCAGCCCGGCAGCAGCGAGTACCCCAAGGAGCTCATCTACAGCATCTTGAAGGAGGG GAGCAGTGAGAGCGAGATCTCCCTCAAGAGGAAAACTGCCCGGCTGCTTGAGAAGATGCAGGAGCTGGCG GCACCTGCAAAGGACGAGGCCTGTTCACAGCCCCTGCACAGAGACTTGGCCAGGAAGgtggaggagctgcaggagaagcTCGACGAGGAAACCAAG CTCCGCCAGAAGCTGGAGCTGTCCCGGGAGCCGGCGCGGGGCGGTCCCGCTCGGTCGCAGGAGGCTGAAGGGGAGATCCAGCGCCTGCGGGCGGCcctggagaagaaaacccaggagctgcagaggagttTGCAAGA GCTAAGCGAGGTGAAAACAGCCAAGGAGCAGGCGGAGGCTGAGCTGGGCGACTGCGAGGAGCGGCTGCTGGCCACGACCCGGGAGCTCGACCGCTTGCGCAAGGGCTCCGGCGCGGCCCCGGCCACCGAAGCGCTGTACAAG gagctgctggagaccagggaggagctggaggaggcccTGAGCTCCAAGCAGcggcaggaggagcagctgcGGCTGCGGGAGCGGGAGCTGACGGCGCTGAAGGGAGCCCTCAAGGAGGAGGTGGCCAGTCACGACAAGGAGCTGGACCGCGTCCGGCAGCAGTACCAGAGCGACATGGACCAGCTGCGGCGCAGCATGGAGGACATCTCACAG GATCAGGCCAACCTGGAGTCTGAGAGGCAGAAGATCAACACCGTGGTGAGGAACCTGCagcgggagctggaggagagcgCGGAGGAGACAGGGCACTGGCGGGACATGTTCCAGAAGAACAAGGACGAGCTCCGCAGCGCCAAGCAGGA gctgctgcaggtgaAGCTGGAGCGGGAGGAGTTTGAGGAGGAGCTGCGGGAGCTGCGGGAGCGCTTGGCGGCCGCCCGGGAGGACGCGGAGCAGGCGCGGAGCAGCGCGGTGGATCCCAGTGCGCTGGAGGCGCTCCGGAAG GAGCTGCGGCAGGCGCGGGAGGCGCAGCGGGAGCTGGCGGcggagaagcagagccaggaggagctgctgcggcagcgggagcaggagctggcggTGCTGAAGGGCACCATGCGGGAGGAGGCCACCAGCCGCGATGGGGAGCTCGAGCGGTACCGCAGAGACCTGCGGCAGCTCCAGGAGGAGCGGGATGAGGCCACCAAG GCAAAGGCATCCCTGGAGAGCACGcgggaggagctggagcaggcaagGAAGATGGTGGAGTCCACCCTGCGGGAGGTGCAGGAGCAGAACGATGACCTGAGGAGGAAGGTCCTTGGGATGGAGTCGCAGCTGAAGGAGTATGAACGCATGGGCGAGAACTGGGAGGGCTCCCAGACACGGCTCAAGGAGAAGGTCACCAAACTGGAG GCAGAGCGCAGGCAGATGGAGGATTCACTGGGTGAGGCCTCAGAgcgggagcaggagctgctgatggCCAAGCGGTCACTGGAGACCCGCCTGGAGGAGGCACAGCGGAGCCTGGCCCGGCTGGCGCAGGAGCACCAGGAGCTGAGCGCATCCTACCAGGACGAGCAGCGGCAGAAGGAGCAGCTCAAGCGCGCCAAGAGCgagctggaggagcagaagcGTCTGCTCGACCGCACCACGGAGAAGCTGAACAAAGAG CTGGAGCAGATGACGGCGGAGTCGCAGAGCTCGCTGACTGTGCTCAAGTCACAGCTGGAGGAGTTCAAGGAGAAGTCACGGAAGGAGATCACCGACTCCCAAAAACAAGCCAAGGATCGGGGCGCCGAGGTGGAGAAGATGCAGTTCAACATGGGGCGGCTGCAGGACGAG GTTGCCCGGCTGAAGCAGGCGCTGCAGGACAGCCAGGCCGAGCGGGAGAGCGTGGTGCTGGACAAGGAGGTGCTGCTCCAGCGCCTGCACAACCTCGAGCAGGAGATGGAGTCCAAGAGGCGCTCGCAGGACGATCGCTCCCGGCACGTCAAGGCGCTGGAG GAAAAGTCCAAGCGCCTGGAGGTGGAGCTGGATGAGGAGCGGAGCACAGTGGAGCTGCTGACAGAGAGGGTCAACCGGAGCAGAGACCAG ATGGAGCAGCTgcgggcagagctgctgcaggagcgcTCCAGCCGGCAGGACCTGGAGTGCGACAAGGTCTCACTGGAGAGGCAG aacaaggagctgaAGAGCCGCCTGGCCAGCTCGGAGGGGCTGCAGAAGCCCAGCAGCAACATCTCACATTTGGAGGCCCAGgtggaggagctgcaggacaAGCTGCAAGCGGAGGAGAG GGAGAAGAGCGTCCTGCTGTCCTCCAACCGCAAGCTGGAGAGGAAGGTGAAGGAGCTGACCATCCAGATCGATGACGAGCGGCAGAACGTCAGCAACCAGAAGGACCAG CTGAGCCTGCGGGTGAAGGCCCTGAAGCGTCAAGTAgatgaggcagaggaggagattGAGCGGCTGGAGGGAGCGCGCAAGAAGGTGCagcgggagctggaggagcagcatgAGCTCAATGAGCAGCTCCAGAACCGCATCAAGACGCTGGAGAAGGAGGCTTG GCGCAAAGCCGCCCGCTCGGCCGCTGATTCCTCCCTGCAAGACGACCAGCTCAGCTCGGATGAGGAGTTCGACAGCGCCTACGGGCCCTCCTCCATCGCCTCGCTGCTCAATGAGGCCAACCTCCAgaccagctcctgctga
- the PSMB4 gene encoding proteasome subunit beta type-4, which translates to MEAGTARMPPPPPPFWAGGPAPGQAHDPCAPGPAAGVLPLTRTLSPMVTGTSVLGAKFDGGVIIAADMMGSYGSLARFRGISRLLKVNDTTMLGASGDYADFQYLAQVIDQMVIDEELLGDGHSYSPKAIHSWLTRVMYNRRSKINPLWNTVVIGGFYNGESFLGYVDMLGVAYEAPTLATGYGAYLAQPLMREVLEKKSSLTQEEARDLIERCMKILYYRDARSFNRYEVAIATEKGVQVEGPLTLEANWDIAHLVSGIE; encoded by the exons ATGGAGGCCGGGACCGCACGgatgccgccgccgccgccgccgttcTGGGCCGGGGGCCCGGCCCCGGGGCAAGCGCACGACCCCTgcgcgcccggccccgccgcgggcGTCCTGCCCCTCACCCGCACCCT GAGCCCGATGGTGACCGGGACCTCTGTGCTGGGGGCGAAGTTCGACGGGGGGGTGATCATCGCCGCCGACATGATGGGCTCCTACGGCTCCCTCGCCCGGTTCCGCGGCATCTCCCGGCTGCTGAAGGTGAACGACACCACCATGCTGGGAGCCTCGGGCGACTACGCCGACTTCCAGTACCTGGCGCAGGTCATCGACCAGATGGT GATcgatgaggagctgctgggagacGGTCACAGCTACAGCCCGAAAGCCATTCATTCCTGGCTGACAAGAGTCATGTACAACCGGAGGTCCAAGATCAATCCGCTCTGGAACACCGTTGTCATCGGAGGCTTCTACAACGGCGAGAG CTTCCTGGGGTACGTGGACATGCTCGGCGTCGCCTACGAAGCCCCCACGCTTGCCACGGGTTACGGAGCGTACCTGGCTCAG CCACTGATGAGGGAAGTCCTGGAGAAGAAATCCAGCCTCACGCAGGAGGAGGCCCGCGACCTGATCGAGCGCTGCATGAAGATTCTGTACTACAGAGACGCTCGGTCCTTTAACAGG TATGAAGTAGCTATTGCAACGGAGAAAGGGGTGCAGGTGGAAGGACCCCTGACCCTGGAAGCCAACTGGGACATAGCTCACCTGGTCAG TGGCATCGAGTGA